A portion of the Gigantopelta aegis isolate Gae_Host chromosome 10, Gae_host_genome, whole genome shotgun sequence genome contains these proteins:
- the LOC121384768 gene encoding cilia- and flagella-associated protein 99-like isoform X1 gives MTMNHTKLLDHCVRMLNTFNEETVSLEEHVNQYLKHQQITDETDQAFVVEVFSGCIRYSLIMKVVVDGYYNKDGKKMLRSEQHLYTVLCYLVLFRLDELGMSHYRKFVQNQDIRKMLKFFTFFLNDHYLVSWMKDEWEKDYEQEFVQNKVISPLQGWLSDLLEMLKMLNNKMENEKKPKVVTQAQTECQPFDLTQPKPKSIPLPEPIPKLQKHNPVPKTLYRDPTEFDKLSKIKQINRHQAEERLMESSRYQFACANPEKSNKTKEKLHNIVMKEESKLEFDKKKALPKPAFLHKEVPVKLNAATILRDGIRYKKLEEKEMDRYKKLEAGARDPRHFEEWQSEMRQKDIEAQLADIERRRLIGKLSHEEAILARQNVVMENKKTVQAMKEETQRMMKEYFEKKFQEEQEIKQLLENTMQGHKNAKEAKKKLQEYNQRIVQEVNEESRELMKRALEEAEADMRRKMELIQQIRAMEAVPVMRQKFVDLTATSGQGLLSEMSIAELRERLALLKVANEEAEELKRDEILESKQNKDQLLLDTLETISKHRTEEMRAAAMRLEEKKKKKSQRPEIKDEKLLELQRRLEEKRLARIEAQQKSKITPTPESVEHTRRIVSQKQRLEESRWFELEQSRERTAKLASKGIASSKTGRKLTPPDSFVMAS, from the exons ATGACCATGAACCACACAAAGCTGCTGGACCACTGTGTCCGGATGCTGAACACCTTCAACGAGGAGACGGTGTCACTTGAAGAACACGTCAATCAGTATTTGAAACACCAACAG ATCACAGACGAGACTGACCAGGCGTTTGTAGTGGAGGTGTTCTCGGGCTGTATCCGCTACTCGCTCATCATGAAGGTCGTCGTCGATGGATATTACAACAAAGACGGGAAGAAGATGCTGAGATCAGAGCAACATTTATACACAg ttCTTTGTTACTTGGTATTGTTTCGGCTAGATGAACTGGGCATGTCACATTATcgtaaatttgttcaaaatcaagACATTAGGAAAATGCTTaag ttctTCACATTTTTCTTGAATGACCACTACCTGGTTTCATGGATGAAGGATGAATGGGAGAAGGATTATGAGCAAGAATTTGTACAGAACAAAGTCATTTCACCCCTCCAAGG ATGGTTATCTGATCTGCTGGAAATGTTGAAGATGCTGAATAACAAAATGGAGAACGAAAAGAAGCCAAAAGTAGTGACGCAAGCACAGACAG AGTGTCAGCCTTTTGACCTCACACAGCCAAAACCTAAAAGTATTCCTTTGCCCGAACCT attCCCAAACTGCAAAAGCACAACCCTGTACCCAAAACCTTGTACAGAGATCCGACGGAGTTTGACAAGCTGTCCAAGATAAAGCAGATCAACAGACACCAGGCtgag GAGAGACTGATGGAATCGTCCCGATACCAGTTTGCGTGTGCTAATCCGGAGAAGTCGAACAAGACAAAAGAGAAACTCCACAACATAGTAATGAAAGAGGAGTCCAAACTGGAGTTTGATAAGAAGAAAGCTTTGCCAAAACCGGCATTTTTG CATAAAGAAGTCCCAGTCAAATTAAATGCAGCCACAATCCTGAGAGATGGAATTCGCTATAAGAAActtgaagaaaaagaaatggaCCG ATATAAGAAGCTTGAAGCTGGAGCCCGTGATCCAAGACATTTTGAGGAGTGGCAGTCCGAAATGCGCCAGAAGGACATTGAGGCCCAACTGGCCGACATTGAGAGACGGCGTCTGATAGGCAAACTGAGCCACGAGGAGGCCATTCTCGCCAGACAGAACGTCGTCATGGAGAACAAGAAGACCGTACAGGCCATGAAGGAAGAG actCAAAGGATGATGAAAGAGTATTTTGAAAAGAAGTTCCAGGAAGAACAAGAAATAaa GCAACTTTTAGAAAACACTATGCAGGGACACAAAAATGCTAAAGAGGCAAAGAAAAAACTTCAAGAGTACAACCAAAGGATTG TTCAAGAAGTCAATGAGGAAAGTCGGGAGTTGATGAAGCGAGCATTGGAGGAG GCCGAAGCTGACATGCGACGTAAGATGGAGTTGATTCAGCAGATCCGAGCGATGGAAGCGGTCCCCGTGATGCGACAGAAGTTCGTCGACCTGACAGCCACGTCCGGCCAGGGCTTGCTTAGTGAGATGTCGATCGCAGAA CTGCGTGAGAGGTTAGCTTTGCTTAAAGTGGCTAACGAGGAAGCGGAAGAACTGAAGAGAGATGAAATTTTGGAATCTAAGCAG AACAAGGATCAGCTACTTCTGGACACGTTGGAAACAATATCTAAACACCGAACAGAGGAAATGCGGGCAGCGGCCATGAG GctcgaagagaaaaagaagaagaagtcaCAGAGGCCTGAGATAAAGGACGAGAAACTGCTGGAACTGCAGCGTAGGTTGGAAGAGAAGAGACTGGCGAGGATTGAGGCCCAGCAGAAGAGTAaaatcacccccaccccagagTCTGTAGAACATACGAGACGTATCGTCAGTCAAAAG CAAAGGTTAGAGGAGAGTCGTTGGTTTGAGCTAGAACAGTCAAGGGAGAGAACTGCAAAATTAGCATCGAAAGGAATTGCGTCCAGTAAAACAGGACGTAAACTTACCCCACCTGATTCTTTTGTGATGGCCAGCTAA
- the LOC121384768 gene encoding cilia- and flagella-associated protein 99-like isoform X2, translating to MLKMLNNKMENEKKPKVVTQAQTECQPFDLTQPKPKSIPLPEPIPKLQKHNPVPKTLYRDPTEFDKLSKIKQINRHQAEERLMESSRYQFACANPEKSNKTKEKLHNIVMKEESKLEFDKKKALPKPAFLHKEVPVKLNAATILRDGIRYKKLEEKEMDRYKKLEAGARDPRHFEEWQSEMRQKDIEAQLADIERRRLIGKLSHEEAILARQNVVMENKKTVQAMKEETQRMMKEYFEKKFQEEQEIKQLLENTMQGHKNAKEAKKKLQEYNQRIVQEVNEESRELMKRALEEAEADMRRKMELIQQIRAMEAVPVMRQKFVDLTATSGQGLLSEMSIAELRERLALLKVANEEAEELKRDEILESKQNKDQLLLDTLETISKHRTEEMRAAAMRLEEKKKKKSQRPEIKDEKLLELQRRLEEKRLARIEAQQKSKITPTPESVEHTRRIVSQKQRLEESRWFELEQSRERTAKLASKGIASSKTGRKLTPPDSFVMAS from the exons ATGTTGAAGATGCTGAATAACAAAATGGAGAACGAAAAGAAGCCAAAAGTAGTGACGCAAGCACAGACAG AGTGTCAGCCTTTTGACCTCACACAGCCAAAACCTAAAAGTATTCCTTTGCCCGAACCT attCCCAAACTGCAAAAGCACAACCCTGTACCCAAAACCTTGTACAGAGATCCGACGGAGTTTGACAAGCTGTCCAAGATAAAGCAGATCAACAGACACCAGGCtgag GAGAGACTGATGGAATCGTCCCGATACCAGTTTGCGTGTGCTAATCCGGAGAAGTCGAACAAGACAAAAGAGAAACTCCACAACATAGTAATGAAAGAGGAGTCCAAACTGGAGTTTGATAAGAAGAAAGCTTTGCCAAAACCGGCATTTTTG CATAAAGAAGTCCCAGTCAAATTAAATGCAGCCACAATCCTGAGAGATGGAATTCGCTATAAGAAActtgaagaaaaagaaatggaCCG ATATAAGAAGCTTGAAGCTGGAGCCCGTGATCCAAGACATTTTGAGGAGTGGCAGTCCGAAATGCGCCAGAAGGACATTGAGGCCCAACTGGCCGACATTGAGAGACGGCGTCTGATAGGCAAACTGAGCCACGAGGAGGCCATTCTCGCCAGACAGAACGTCGTCATGGAGAACAAGAAGACCGTACAGGCCATGAAGGAAGAG actCAAAGGATGATGAAAGAGTATTTTGAAAAGAAGTTCCAGGAAGAACAAGAAATAaa GCAACTTTTAGAAAACACTATGCAGGGACACAAAAATGCTAAAGAGGCAAAGAAAAAACTTCAAGAGTACAACCAAAGGATTG TTCAAGAAGTCAATGAGGAAAGTCGGGAGTTGATGAAGCGAGCATTGGAGGAG GCCGAAGCTGACATGCGACGTAAGATGGAGTTGATTCAGCAGATCCGAGCGATGGAAGCGGTCCCCGTGATGCGACAGAAGTTCGTCGACCTGACAGCCACGTCCGGCCAGGGCTTGCTTAGTGAGATGTCGATCGCAGAA CTGCGTGAGAGGTTAGCTTTGCTTAAAGTGGCTAACGAGGAAGCGGAAGAACTGAAGAGAGATGAAATTTTGGAATCTAAGCAG AACAAGGATCAGCTACTTCTGGACACGTTGGAAACAATATCTAAACACCGAACAGAGGAAATGCGGGCAGCGGCCATGAG GctcgaagagaaaaagaagaagaagtcaCAGAGGCCTGAGATAAAGGACGAGAAACTGCTGGAACTGCAGCGTAGGTTGGAAGAGAAGAGACTGGCGAGGATTGAGGCCCAGCAGAAGAGTAaaatcacccccaccccagagTCTGTAGAACATACGAGACGTATCGTCAGTCAAAAG CAAAGGTTAGAGGAGAGTCGTTGGTTTGAGCTAGAACAGTCAAGGGAGAGAACTGCAAAATTAGCATCGAAAGGAATTGCGTCCAGTAAAACAGGACGTAAACTTACCCCACCTGATTCTTTTGTGATGGCCAGCTAA